TTGCCGGATCGCGGCTGGAATCATTGGGTCTCGCCGTCACCCGCCATGACGAAGAGGCGATGACCGCCCGTCAGAGCCTGTCTGAGGCGGAAAAGGGTCTGGCAGGACTTGGCGATCTGGATGCCACCCGCGCCGATCTCGAAGATATCAAGATGGCGGTCGAGGCCGCGCGCATGACCATGATGACCAAACGGTCAGGGGCCGACGAACTGCGCCGCGAGGGCGAGCGCCGGACGCGCCGCAGTCAGGAAATCACCAAGGAAGTCAGCGGCTGGCGGCACCGGCTCGACACTGCCGAGCGTCGGATCGCGGAACTGGCAGAGCGCAAGGAAGAGTCCGAAGAGGCCCTCGCTGATGCCAGTGCTGCACCCGAACTTCTTGCTGCCAAGCGCGCCGAACTGGGCGAGGAAATCACCCGCAGCGAGGCCCGTCGCGCCGCCGCTGCCGATGCGCTCTCAACTGCCGAAGGGGCCGCGCGCCAAGCCGCGCTGGACGAGCGCGACTCCGAACGCCTGGCCTCAGAGGCTCGCGAAATGCGTGCCCGGGCCGAGGCCCGGCTGGATGCCGCGCGCGAGACCCGAGATTACGCCGCCGAGCGGATCAACGAGACGCTGGAGCAAACCCCCGAGGCCCTCTTGCAGAGCCTCGCGGTCGATCCCGACACCATGCCCGCCTCTGATGCAATCGAGGCTGATGTGAACCGCCTTAAACGACAGCGCGACGCACTGGGGGCCGTGAACCTGCGCGCCGAAGAAGACGCCAAAGAGGTCGAGGCCGAGCATGACAGTCTGATCAAGGAAAAGACCGATCTTGAAGAGGCGATCAAGACCCTGCGCAGTGGTATCGCCAGCCTCAACCGCGAAGGGCGCGAGCGGCTTTTGACCGCGTTCGAGACGGTCAATTCCAATTTTAGCCTGCTCTTTCGTCACCTTTTTGGCGGCGGCGAAGCCAGTCTTGTGCTGGTCGAGAGCGAAGACCCATTGGAGGCGGGGCTTGAAATAATGTGCCAACCGCCGGGCAAGAAGCTCTCGACACTCAGCCTCTTGTCGGGCGGAGAACAGACCCTGACCGCGCTGGCGCTGATCTTTGCGGTGTTTCTCGCCAATCCCGCGCCAATCTGCGTGCTGGATGAGGTGGACGCGCCCCTTGACGATGCCAATGTCACCCGCTTCTGTGATCTCTTAGACGAGATGTGCCGCCGCACGGAAACCCGCTTTCTCATCATCACCCATCACGCCGTGACCATGAGCCGGATGGATCGGCTTTTTGGCGTTACCATGGCCGAACAAGGCGTAAGCCAACTGGTTTCGGTCGATCTCAAGAAGGCGGAAGCAATGGTCGCCTGAGCGACGTAAGGCGGCGGATGCATGCGCGCCTTTGCGTGGCGTCATCCAACCCCGGGCTTGACCCCAGGTGATATTCCAATAGATTTTACGCCCCTGACGCCGAATGGCGCGGCGCGCTTTTCACATCCCTGCGCGCCATCACGGGCGCGTCCATGTGCCCAAAATTCAAACGGGACATGGAGAGCCTTTGTCATGCTACGATTTTTTGTGCAGTTTCTTGCCGCCCTTTTTTTGACCATCACCACCGCCACAGCTCAAACTTCACAAGAGCCTGCGGCTGATCCCGATACCGGGCGTTCCAGCGTCGATGTGCTGATCGAGGTGATCGAGGATGAGGCCGCGCGCGCGGAACTGGTCGAGCGGCTGCGCTCCGCCGGTCTGCCTGAGGCGGTCGAGGCGGTGGTTCCCGCCGCTCCACCGCCCTCGGACGTGTCCTTTGGCCGTAGGGTGGCCGAGATCACGCAAGCCGCCGCCGAAGATGTCGCTGATTGGGTTGCGCATGTCGCCCGCCAGATCACCCGCGCGCCCAATGTGCTTGACGGCCTCAGCGGTGGAGAGGTCGCCGTGCTGCTTACGGCTTTGGCGGATCTTGCTGTGGTGATCGTGGGCACTGTTGTGGCCTTTCTGGTTCTGCGCGGGCTTGGCAAAACGCTCTACGCCCGCATGAGCGCCTCTGCCCGCGATGGCGGCCTCGCGCGGACCGTCCTGCTCTTTCTCGCCTCTGCCATCACGGATGGGGTGATCGTGCTTATCGCTTGGGCGGCGGGCTATGCGCTGGCAATCCTTGCCTTGGGCGAGTTTGGCCAGATTGGTATTCGCCAAACCCTCTATCTCAACGCCTTTCTGCTGGTGGAAATGGCCAAAGTCGCGGTCAGGCTGGTGCTTTCGCCTTCGGCGACTGCGCTGCGCCCGCTGCCGATCAGTGATCGCGCGTCGGCCTATCTGTGCTCTCGCATCAACCTCATTGTCGGGATTGTGGGATATGGGCAACTTCTGGTCGTGCCGATCATCAACGGCAATGTGTCCTTTGCCGCCGGTCGGGCGGTTTCGACGCTGATTGCCGTGGCGGTTCTGGCGCTGGCGATTGGGCTGGTGCTGCGCAACCGGCGGGCGGTGTCCGACTGGCTTTTGGGCGCGCAAGTGGACAGTGCAACGCCGCCCAAGGGCGCATTGGCCTATCTGGCGCGTCACTGGCACTGGCCCGCGTTGACCTATCTTTTGGCGATGTTCGTGGTCGTGCTTGTGCGGCCCGGCAATGCGGTCTTTCAGACCTTTCTGGCCTCTGGTCAGGTGCTTGTTGTGGGGCTTGTCGGATTTTCCGTTGCGACATTTCTCAGCCGCATGATGGTGCGCGGTGTGGCGCTGCCGCCGGGCATTTCGGCACGGGTGCCGCTTTTGCAGGGGCGGCTCAATTCCTTTGTGCCCAAGACACTTTTTGTCCTGCGCGCGGTGATCTTTGTTCTGGTCGTGCTTTTGGCCCTGAACGCGATTGGCCTTATTGACCTGCGCGGCTGGATGGTCAGCCAGTTTGGCCTCCGCCTTACCGGTATGATCCTGTCGGTGTCGCTGGTGCTGCTGGTGGCCTTTGGTCTCTGGCTGGCCTTGACCTCTTGGGTCGATTACCGGCTCAATCCCGAGTTTGGCAAAGTGGCCACCGCGCGGGAACAGACGCTTCTGACGCTTTTGCGCAATGCCGCCACGATTGCGCTTGTCGTTGTGACGCTGATGTTTGTTCTGGCCGAAATCGGCCTTGATATCGCGCCGCTTCTGGCCTCTGCCGGGGTTCTAGGTCTTGCCATCGGTTTCGGTGCGCAAAAGATGGTGCAGGACATTATCACCGGTATTTTCATTCAGTTCGAGAACGCGATGAATGTCGGCGATGTGGTGACAGTGGGCGGTGTCACCGGCACCGTCGAGCGGCTGACGATCCGCTCGGTCAGCCTGCGTGATGTGCAGGGTGTCTATCACATCATTCCGTTTTCTTCGGTCGATATGGTGTCAAACTATGTGCGTGATTATGGCTATTTCGTCTGCGACATGGGCGTGGCCTATCGCGAGAATGTGGATGAGGTGAAGCAAGCGATGCTCGATGCCTTCGCCGAACTGATGGGGGATCCCGATCAGGCAGATGGCATTCTGGATGAATTGGAATGGTTCGGCGTCAACAGCTTTGGCGACAATGCCGTGATGCTGCGCGCCCGGATCAAATGCGTGCCGGGTCGGCAATGGGGCATTGGACGCGCCTATAATGGCGTGTTGAAAAAGGTGTTCGACGCTCGCAACATCGAAATCCCCTTTCCGCATCAGACGATCTATTTCGGCGAAAGCAAGACAGGCCGCACACAAAGTCTGAGGGTCGACATGGATGCAGAGCGCGCCAAGGCGTGATCCGCTTGCCATGGATCACACGCCGATCACGAAAGCGTGTTAATCCCTGTTGACTTATCGCGCAGACCAGAGAAATTCCAACCAGGACACGCGGCGGGATCCCGCCGCGTGACGTAATGCAGACCTGTGGCATTGTTGAAAACAATGTTGAAACCTGTGGTCGCGGCGGCTTTTTCGCAGCGACTTCTTTGATTGAATAAATTGGAGCGAAAATGAATTCCACCGAAGTCCTGCGCCTGTCTAACGGAAACTTCTTCAGCTTTGAGACCGTCTTCGCTGCGCCCTCACCGGGTGCCGCGTTTGAGCAGGTTCTCACTGTGACGCTTCATGGGGTTGACGGTTCTCAGATCGGCGATCCGCTGCGTCTGCGTGTCGGCGAGTTGCCCGAAGCTGAGGTGGGGCTCTATCGCAACAGCGTCGAGTTCTCGATTGCCCAGCCGGATGGCGGTGCGGTGATTTATCTTAATGAGACGACTGACGGTATATTCGATTTTGAAGCCAACACTTTTTTGGTCTCCAGCACATTCAGCGACTTTATTGTCAGGCTTGATGCACAGGGTGTGATTTCCAGTGTCGCGCCGCTGTCGGAAAGCTTGGCACTACGCGGCTTTTTTCGTGATCCGGGCACGGTCATTTCCTTATCAGATGGCTCGGGCCTTATCGTCCACAATGTCTTGGCGAAAGTCTCGGCGGATGGCACCGTGGGAGATGTCTTCTTTCAGATCGATCCTGCAGAGATGACCGCTGGCACGATCATCAACACCGGGGCCGTAGCCTTGCCCGATGGTGGCTTTTTCGCCATTGGCTACACCGATCCGTCGGCCCGTGCCAGCACCGGCAATTTCCTATATGGCAGCTTTGTTGATGCGGACCTTGCCGCCGTCGGCGATCCCATCGTTCTTCTGGATGATACTTTCTTTCCCGAGGCGATTTTTGGCGAGTTGGATGACTACGCCATTCTGCGGCTGCCCAATGGCCGTATCGCGATTGCCGTCAACACCTACGATTCCGCCGATGCGCTCAGCCGTGTCAGTGAGATGACGCTGCTGATCCTCAACCCGGATGGCACGGTGAACACGCCCGCCTTCAGGGCCAACGGCGGCGGTGAACGCGCGGCGCGTCAATTTGAGCCGGAATTGTTCCTGTTGTCGGATGGCGGCTTTGCATTGGCCTATCAGACAGGCAATGAATTTGTTTTCAGTATTGATTTGCATGTGCGCCGCTTCAGCGCAGATGGTGTGTTTCAAGAAGAGATCGTGGTGGTGGACGGCGGCATTGTGGGTGGCTTTGATCCCGATATCGTGGAACTGCATGTCAATCCCAATGGCGATATTCTGTTCTTTGGTGTCTCCGGCGATGCGGCCTTGCTCGGTCAACTGGCAGTCGGCACCGTTGTAGAGCCGGAACCCACCGATGTGATCACCGGCACCGATGGCGATGACACGCTCGCGGGCACGGATGGCGACGATCAGATCGCCGCAGGGGCAGGCAATGACAGTATCGACGGTGGGGCGGGAAATGACTCGATCTCGTCCTCCGATGGCAACGATCAGGCCATTGGCGGTGCTGGCAACGACAATATCGGCGGGGGCCAGGGCGATGACACCATCGACGGCGGGGCCGGTGACGACATCATCGGCGGTGGCTTTGGCGCCGATAGCATCATGGGCGGCACGGGCAATGACGTTGTTGCAGGCGGGGCGGACAATGACACCCTGTCCGGCGGCGACGGCAATGACAGCATGTCGGGCAGCTTCGGCAATGACAGCATTGATGGCGGTGAGGGCGCGGATGATATCGGCGGCGGCACCGGGCGCGATACGATTGACGCAGGCGCAGGGGATGATCGCGTGGGCGGTGGCGAAGGCGATGACAGTATCCTTGGCGGTGACGGCGATGACTTCCTCGCTGGTGGCGGGCGTAACGATCTGATCGACGGCGGCGCAGGCAGTGACACGATCAACGCGGGCGCTGGAAATGACACGATCACTGGCGGTGCGGATGCCGATTTGTTCGTCTTTTCGTCCTTCTTTGACGGCGAGGCCGATATCATCACCGATTTCGAGGATGGTTCAGACAGTTTCCTGATCCGCCGCTTTGATCCCGATACCGGCGTTGAGAATATCAACAATGGCGGCAATGGTCTGGCGGGCTTTGTTGCCGCGATGAACATCCTCGATGTGGCGGGCGGCGCGCAGATGACTGTGGGCGGCAATACGATCCTCGTCCAAGGCATCACCGCCGCGCAACTCACAGTGGATGATTTCACGTTCCTCTAACACGAAAAGGCATGGCTCGCCCAGAACCGGGCGGGCCATTGCATTTTGGGCCAAACCCCGTCCCGCCTATTCTGATACATGCTGTCGCAGCCCTGCGCAGCTGGCGCTTTTGGCTTCTCTGAGCATCTCATTTTACACTAATCTTTAGTCTCGAAAGGATATCTTTTCGCGAGATGCCTCTGGCGTGTATCTTGCGCCTTTGAACACAACCGAGACTAGGAATCGGAGAACAATGCCATGCCGGAGCTGAGCGGCACAAAATGGGGCTCGCACCTGCTGGGCACGGCAGGTGGCGTCGTGACA
The nucleotide sequence above comes from Roseovarius mucosus. Encoded proteins:
- a CDS encoding mechanosensitive ion channel domain-containing protein is translated as MLRFFVQFLAALFLTITTATAQTSQEPAADPDTGRSSVDVLIEVIEDEAARAELVERLRSAGLPEAVEAVVPAAPPPSDVSFGRRVAEITQAAAEDVADWVAHVARQITRAPNVLDGLSGGEVAVLLTALADLAVVIVGTVVAFLVLRGLGKTLYARMSASARDGGLARTVLLFLASAITDGVIVLIAWAAGYALAILALGEFGQIGIRQTLYLNAFLLVEMAKVAVRLVLSPSATALRPLPISDRASAYLCSRINLIVGIVGYGQLLVVPIINGNVSFAAGRAVSTLIAVAVLALAIGLVLRNRRAVSDWLLGAQVDSATPPKGALAYLARHWHWPALTYLLAMFVVVLVRPGNAVFQTFLASGQVLVVGLVGFSVATFLSRMMVRGVALPPGISARVPLLQGRLNSFVPKTLFVLRAVIFVLVVLLALNAIGLIDLRGWMVSQFGLRLTGMILSVSLVLLVAFGLWLALTSWVDYRLNPEFGKVATAREQTLLTLLRNAATIALVVVTLMFVLAEIGLDIAPLLASAGVLGLAIGFGAQKMVQDIITGIFIQFENAMNVGDVVTVGGVTGTVERLTIRSVSLRDVQGVYHIIPFSSVDMVSNYVRDYGYFVCDMGVAYRENVDEVKQAMLDAFAELMGDPDQADGILDELEWFGVNSFGDNAVMLRARIKCVPGRQWGIGRAYNGVLKKVFDARNIEIPFPHQTIYFGESKTGRTQSLRVDMDAERAKA
- a CDS encoding calcium-binding protein; the protein is MNSTEVLRLSNGNFFSFETVFAAPSPGAAFEQVLTVTLHGVDGSQIGDPLRLRVGELPEAEVGLYRNSVEFSIAQPDGGAVIYLNETTDGIFDFEANTFLVSSTFSDFIVRLDAQGVISSVAPLSESLALRGFFRDPGTVISLSDGSGLIVHNVLAKVSADGTVGDVFFQIDPAEMTAGTIINTGAVALPDGGFFAIGYTDPSARASTGNFLYGSFVDADLAAVGDPIVLLDDTFFPEAIFGELDDYAILRLPNGRIAIAVNTYDSADALSRVSEMTLLILNPDGTVNTPAFRANGGGERAARQFEPELFLLSDGGFALAYQTGNEFVFSIDLHVRRFSADGVFQEEIVVVDGGIVGGFDPDIVELHVNPNGDILFFGVSGDAALLGQLAVGTVVEPEPTDVITGTDGDDTLAGTDGDDQIAAGAGNDSIDGGAGNDSISSSDGNDQAIGGAGNDNIGGGQGDDTIDGGAGDDIIGGGFGADSIMGGTGNDVVAGGADNDTLSGGDGNDSMSGSFGNDSIDGGEGADDIGGGTGRDTIDAGAGDDRVGGGEGDDSILGGDGDDFLAGGGRNDLIDGGAGSDTINAGAGNDTITGGADADLFVFSSFFDGEADIITDFEDGSDSFLIRRFDPDTGVENINNGGNGLAGFVAAMNILDVAGGAQMTVGGNTILVQGITAAQLTVDDFTFL